The following are encoded in a window of Variovorax paradoxus genomic DNA:
- the bcsB gene encoding cellulose biosynthesis cyclic di-GMP-binding regulatory protein BcsB, whose translation MTTSLHVPGGMATLPRPASRRGATLVALALAAAASGGAWAQPQQPQAPSPAPARPATPVATAAAPGGAVRELNLTQLGIDYAVQLRGISGTVGIPFNVRADELVTAASLKLNYAYSPSLIPELSHLKVTVNDVLVATLPVSRAEAGKPQTQDIPIDRRLITEFNRINVELVGHYTRECEDPAHTSLWARIDASSTLRLNVSPLKLTSDLATLPQPFFDRRDVRRARIPFVFGDAESPPLLEAAGIVSSWFGALADYRGATFPVTRGELPAGHAVVFVLPDTRIANLALPAVQGPALAVVDHPQDAASKLLLVMGRDAAELRTAAAALALNSRAFSGERTGISAFQEPPPRKPYDAPRWVPSDRPLQLGELTAAADLSVSGYTPDVVRVNLQLPPDLFTWRSRGIPLDLQYRYTPRVRPDQSTLNVNVDNNFIGALPLRAANPAGDRWWNPLAVKVMPDGTVAENRQVMLPPLALGPRSQLRLHYYFEPSGGRCQPLLDNVRGAIDPTSTIDVSGFAHYIAMPDLAAYANGGFPFSRMADLSETAVILPNAPDAADTETYLGLLGQIGHATGYPALRVKVGRPAEVAQWADKDLLVIGNLQNQPLFAQWSAHMPLQRNGTSPQLKLNSWLDTAVDFVIGARQREDLPGAMQIAMSDDGRDAVLAGFESPLRSGRSVVAAVTSAASKEALLAALMTPDLLKRVQGSMTIVRDAQVHSVLGQDTYYVGSLPPIAWLKWNLSRSPLLLAGLVVALALLTAAVAFASLQLRARRRLH comes from the coding sequence CTGGGCATCGACTACGCCGTGCAGCTGCGCGGCATCAGCGGCACCGTGGGCATTCCGTTCAACGTGCGCGCCGACGAGCTGGTCACCGCCGCGTCGCTCAAGCTCAACTACGCCTACTCGCCGTCGCTCATCCCCGAGCTCTCGCACCTGAAGGTCACGGTGAACGACGTGCTCGTCGCCACGCTGCCGGTGAGCCGCGCCGAGGCCGGCAAGCCCCAGACGCAGGACATCCCGATCGACCGGCGCCTGATCACCGAGTTCAACCGCATCAACGTGGAGCTGGTCGGGCACTACACGCGCGAATGCGAAGACCCGGCCCACACCAGCCTGTGGGCGCGCATCGATGCGTCGAGCACGCTGCGGCTGAATGTGTCGCCGCTCAAGCTCACGAGCGACCTGGCCACGCTGCCGCAGCCCTTCTTCGACCGACGCGACGTGCGGCGCGCGCGCATTCCGTTCGTGTTCGGGGACGCCGAATCGCCGCCGTTGCTCGAGGCGGCCGGCATCGTGTCGTCCTGGTTCGGCGCACTCGCCGACTACCGCGGCGCCACCTTCCCGGTGACGCGCGGCGAACTGCCGGCCGGGCACGCCGTGGTCTTCGTGCTGCCCGACACGCGCATCGCCAACCTCGCGCTGCCGGCCGTGCAGGGCCCGGCGCTGGCGGTGGTCGACCACCCGCAGGACGCGGCGTCGAAGCTGCTGCTGGTGATGGGCCGCGACGCCGCCGAGCTGCGCACCGCCGCGGCGGCGCTGGCGCTGAACAGCCGCGCGTTCTCGGGCGAACGCACCGGCATCAGCGCGTTCCAGGAGCCGCCGCCGCGCAAGCCCTACGACGCACCGCGCTGGGTGCCGAGCGACCGTCCGCTGCAGCTGGGCGAACTCACCGCCGCCGCCGACCTCTCGGTGTCGGGCTACACGCCCGACGTGGTGCGCGTGAACCTGCAGCTGCCGCCCGACCTCTTCACCTGGCGCAGCCGCGGCATTCCGCTCGACCTGCAGTACCGCTACACGCCGCGCGTGCGGCCCGACCAGTCGACGCTCAACGTGAACGTCGACAACAACTTCATCGGCGCACTGCCGCTGCGCGCGGCCAACCCGGCCGGCGACCGCTGGTGGAACCCGCTGGCCGTGAAGGTCATGCCCGACGGCACGGTGGCCGAAAACCGGCAGGTCATGCTGCCGCCGCTGGCCTTGGGCCCGCGCAGCCAGCTGCGTTTGCACTACTACTTCGAACCCTCGGGCGGTCGGTGCCAGCCGCTGCTGGACAACGTGCGCGGCGCGATCGACCCGACCTCGACCATCGACGTGTCGGGCTTTGCGCACTACATCGCGATGCCCGACCTGGCGGCTTACGCCAACGGCGGCTTTCCGTTCTCGCGCATGGCCGACCTTTCGGAAACGGCCGTCATCCTGCCGAACGCGCCCGACGCCGCCGACACCGAAACCTACCTGGGCCTGCTCGGGCAGATCGGGCATGCCACCGGCTACCCCGCGCTGCGCGTGAAGGTCGGGCGCCCGGCAGAGGTTGCGCAGTGGGCCGACAAGGACCTGCTGGTGATCGGCAACCTGCAGAACCAGCCGCTGTTCGCGCAGTGGTCCGCCCACATGCCGCTGCAGCGCAACGGCACGTCGCCGCAGCTGAAACTCAACAGCTGGCTGGACACCGCCGTCGACTTCGTCATCGGGGCGCGCCAGCGCGAAGACCTGCCCGGCGCGATGCAGATCGCCATGAGCGACGACGGCCGCGACGCGGTGCTGGCGGGCTTCGAGTCGCCGCTGCGCAGTGGGCGCAGCGTGGTCGCCGCCGTCACCAGCGCGGCCTCGAAAGAAGCCCTGCTGGCTGCGCTGATGACGCCCGACCTGCTCAAGCGCGTGCAGGGCAGCATGACCATCGTGCGCGACGCGCAGGTGCACAGCGTGCTCGGCCAGGACACCTACTACGTGGGCAGCCTGCCGCCGATCGCCTGGCTGAAATGGAACCTGTCGCGCAGCCCGCTGCTGCTCGCCGGGCTGGTCGTGGCGCTGGCCTTGCTGACCGCGGCGGTGGCGTTTGCCAGCCTGCAGTTGCGGGCGCGGCGCCGTTTGCATTGA